The Pelodiscus sinensis isolate JC-2024 chromosome 10, ASM4963464v1, whole genome shotgun sequence genome has a segment encoding these proteins:
- the LOC106731387 gene encoding G-protein coupled receptor 35-like has translation MTNSTNCSNSLKLNYNVQLIQVIIYATIFPFGAIFNILALWVFCCKMKKWTETRVYMINLVIADCSVVCTLPFTIYFLWNDWSRDMLCLTIQSIYIINMCMSIYIITVISVDRYIAIKYPLRAKSLRSPWKAAFICGFLWISVITSQNVNPSREEPLCFQKLSTTPSASILYIWILVFLIPLIILSFCSIHIIRSLNKKIITNPQEKKLIEKAIYIVSTNMIVFIVCFLPVQVGMLARFVMEKNEFTCLAIKKIRIFISITSCIANSNCCMDAICYYFVAKEFREASSFSKPKYHHSKTNQNNTAQLLV, from the coding sequence ATGACAAACTCAACAAACTGCAGCAACAGTCTAAAGTTGAATTACAACGTTCAGCTCATTCAAGTCATTATTTATGCAACAATTTTTCCTTTTGGAGCCATATTTAATATCCTTGCCTTGTGGGTGTTCTGCTGCAAAATGAAAAAATGGACAGAAACTAGGGTGTATATGATCAACTTAGTCATTGCAGACTGTTCTGTAGTCTGCACCTTGCCTTTCACAATTTATTTCCTCTGGAATGACTGGAGTCGTGACATGTTGTGCTTAACTATACAGtctatatatataataaatatgtGCATGAGCATCTACATTATCACTGTCATCTCAGTTGATCGATATATTGCCATAAAGTATCCTCTGAGGGCAAAGAGTTTAAGGTCACCATGGAAGGCAGCTTTTATCTGTGGGTTTCTTTGGATATCAGTGATAACAAGCCAGAACGTAAATCCAAGCAGAGAGGAACCTTTGTGCTTTCAAAAGCTTTCCACAACACCATCAGCCAGTATTCTATATATCTGGATCTTGGTTTTTTTAATTCCACTAATAATCCTGAGCTTTTGTTCCATACACATCATCAGGAGTCTTAACAAAAAGATAATCACAAATCCACAGGAAAAAAAGCTAATTGAGAAAGCTATCTATATTGTTTCTACAAACATGATTGTATTTATAGTGTGCTTTTTACCTGTCCAAGTTGGGATGCTTGCTAGATTTgtgatggaaaaaaatgaatttacATGCCTTGCAATCAAGAAGATTAGAATCTTTATAAGTATTACCTCATGTATAGCAAATTCTAACTGCTGTATGGATGCTATTTGCTACTATTTTGTCGCCAAGGAATTTCGAGAAGCTTCTTCCTTTTCTAAGCCCAAATATCATCActcaaaaacaaatcaaaacaacaCCGCTCAATTGCTGGTATAA